The Candidatus Nanosynbacter lyticus genome window below encodes:
- the rplS gene encoding 50S ribosomal protein L19, with translation MSFELINKVNQAQKKQAVVDVRSGDTVRVYQKIKEGNKERIQMFEGVVIRTDNKQSHTSRITVRKIASGVGVEKSFLLHSPLIEKVEIVRRAKVRRKFLSFLRKRSGKSARLTAKNFDRVAVNNVHDAKAEAEAERLKEEAAQAAAAKQAEKDAAQAELDAKAAEVAARHKEA, from the coding sequence ATGAGTTTTGAACTAATCAACAAAGTCAATCAAGCACAGAAAAAGCAAGCAGTTGTTGATGTCCGCAGTGGTGACACCGTGCGTGTGTACCAGAAAATTAAGGAAGGCAACAAAGAGCGTATCCAGATGTTTGAAGGTGTGGTTATTCGCACCGACAACAAACAGTCACACACCTCACGCATCACCGTTCGTAAAATTGCCTCAGGCGTTGGCGTGGAAAAATCATTCTTGCTGCACAGCCCGCTGATCGAGAAAGTGGAAATTGTCCGCCGCGCTAAGGTTCGCCGCAAGTTCCTCAGCTTCCTACGTAAGCGTTCTGGTAAATCAGCTCGCTTGACTGCCAAAAACTTTGACCGCGTAGCTGTCAACAACGTGCACGACGCCAAGGCTGAAGCAGAAGCTGAACGCTTGAAAGAGGAGGCCGCACAGGCTGCCGCTGCCAAGCAAGCCGAAAAAGACGCTGCTCAGGCAGAACTTGACGCCAAGGCTGCCGAGGTCGCAGCTCGCCACAAAGAAGCGTAA
- a CDS encoding RpiB/LacA/LacB family sugar-phosphate isomerase, whose protein sequence is MKIYLGSDHRGFALKEKVFAYLAKNGYVVEDVGGRELNPDDDFPQFAAAAALRVIGDGEDEPRAILICGGGQGMCMAANRFKGIRASVIWDAHEARMTRRDNNSNVLCLPARVLEDDEAAWKGIVETWLNTAYADAPRYNRRNAQLDEIV, encoded by the coding sequence ATGAAGATTTATCTTGGTTCAGATCATCGCGGGTTTGCATTGAAAGAAAAAGTATTTGCGTATTTGGCGAAGAATGGCTACGTAGTCGAGGATGTTGGTGGTCGTGAGCTCAATCCCGATGACGACTTTCCGCAGTTTGCGGCAGCGGCAGCGCTGCGAGTGATTGGTGATGGCGAGGATGAGCCACGGGCAATTTTAATTTGCGGCGGCGGTCAGGGTATGTGTATGGCGGCGAATCGTTTTAAGGGGATCCGCGCCAGTGTTATTTGGGATGCACATGAAGCGAGGATGACGCGGCGTGACAATAATTCGAATGTACTGTGTCTGCCGGCTAGGGTCCTCGAGGACGACGAAGCTGCCTGGAAGGGTATTGTTGAAACGTGGCTCAATACTGCATACGCGGATGCTCCGCGGTATAATCGGCGCAATGCGCAACTGGATGAAATCGTATGA
- a CDS encoding HNH endonuclease family protein yields the protein MVTRKIRQRQIMVLLVMAAVGAVVWAVQLQQPRVTPTSPSMQQQLFGDSNAQAELAKLEVKGRAPKTGYSRKQFSDGWGKMSGCSVREVILARDLTETKIDDRCRVLAGTLRDPYTGRMIKFQRGPETSSKVQIDHVVALSDAWQKGAQQLPREEREKLANDPLNLLAADGPANQAKGDGDAATWLPPNKPFRCQYIERQVAIKRKYRLWVTNAEKEAMGKVLAGCGST from the coding sequence ATGGTGACGAGGAAAATTAGACAGCGGCAGATAATGGTACTGCTTGTCATGGCGGCGGTGGGTGCAGTAGTGTGGGCGGTGCAACTGCAGCAGCCGCGGGTTACACCGACTTCGCCGTCTATGCAGCAGCAATTGTTTGGTGACTCAAACGCCCAGGCGGAGTTAGCTAAACTAGAGGTTAAAGGTCGCGCACCCAAAACAGGCTATAGCCGCAAACAATTTAGTGATGGTTGGGGTAAAATGAGCGGCTGTTCGGTGCGCGAAGTGATTTTGGCGCGGGATCTAACGGAAACAAAAATTGATGATAGATGTCGCGTGTTGGCCGGGACGCTACGTGACCCGTATACCGGCCGGATGATCAAGTTTCAGCGCGGGCCAGAGACCTCGTCGAAAGTACAAATTGATCACGTGGTGGCGTTAAGTGATGCGTGGCAGAAAGGTGCACAGCAATTACCCCGTGAGGAACGAGAAAAATTGGCAAACGACCCGCTAAATCTGTTGGCCGCTGATGGTCCGGCCAACCAAGCCAAAGGCGATGGTGATGCCGCGACCTGGCTACCTCCCAATAAACCGTTTCGCTGCCAGTACATTGAACGGCAGGTAGCCATCAAGCGTAAATATCGTCTGTGGGTAACAAATGCAGAAAAAGAGGCGATGGGCAAGGTGTTGGCCGGCTGCGGCTCGACGTGA
- a CDS encoding transketolase: MSELTIGRLEEKARELRQLVIRQVAAAGSGHVAGPLGFADVMAVLYFRMLRLRPEEPDWPDRDLFVMSNGHYAPLLYAAMAMRGFLSESELMSLRQFGSRLQGHPERVKLPGLETTSGPLGCGLSQAVGMAYHLQYLQNSERLVYCSLGDGELNEGNIWEAAMFAAKYKLGRLISIVDRNTIQIGGDTEKVMPLNDLGEKWRGFGWQVQEIDGHDMAQIIAAVESAQAVREQPSIIIAHTIPGRSVDFMEGDYRWHGKAPNAEQAAAALTQLGLLAKKQPEEGMGV; the protein is encoded by the coding sequence ATGAGCGAACTTACGATTGGCCGGCTGGAAGAGAAGGCGCGAGAACTACGACAGTTGGTTATTCGTCAAGTAGCAGCTGCCGGCAGCGGTCATGTGGCGGGACCGCTGGGGTTTGCTGATGTGATGGCGGTGCTGTATTTTCGGATGCTTAGATTGCGGCCAGAAGAGCCGGATTGGCCTGATCGCGATCTGTTCGTCATGAGTAACGGCCATTATGCGCCGCTGCTATACGCAGCGATGGCGATGCGCGGATTTTTATCGGAATCAGAGTTAATGAGTTTGCGGCAGTTTGGCTCGCGGCTACAAGGGCATCCGGAGCGGGTAAAATTACCAGGGCTAGAGACGACCAGCGGGCCGCTAGGCTGCGGTCTCAGCCAGGCTGTCGGTATGGCGTATCATTTGCAGTATTTGCAGAATTCGGAGCGCCTTGTATATTGTAGTTTAGGTGACGGTGAACTTAACGAAGGCAATATTTGGGAGGCGGCGATGTTTGCAGCCAAGTATAAATTAGGCCGGCTAATCAGTATTGTTGATCGTAATACTATTCAAATTGGCGGCGATACAGAAAAAGTCATGCCGCTGAATGATTTGGGTGAGAAATGGCGCGGTTTCGGCTGGCAGGTGCAGGAAATTGACGGGCATGATATGGCGCAAATTATCGCGGCGGTTGAATCGGCGCAGGCAGTACGCGAGCAGCCGAGTATTATCATCGCGCATACGATACCCGGGCGCAGCGTTGATTTTATGGAGGGTGATTATCGGTGGCACGGCAAGGCGCCGAATGCTGAGCAAGCCGCTGCGGCGCTGACACAATTGGGTTTACTGGCTAAGAAACAGCCGGAAGAAGGGATGGGCGTATGA
- a CDS encoding ribonuclease HII, whose translation MILGIDEVGRGPWAGPLVVGAVILGSAEIEGLDDSKKLTKKRRETLDEVIREQAAAWALGWVSASELDDVGMSQALRLATRRAVKQIQSQCKANNVAFDEIIIDGTVNFLADTALERYVTVIAKADGLIPGVSAASIIAKVARDQFMAEQDVVYPGYGFASNAGYGVAKHRVAIERLGVTPLHRLSFAPLQKYVGSMKSQNLHQKKSSALPNESPVGYPQKIIRDPRKVAQIFSEDITPVDFVGTEDVTQVDALNATPEAEKLATTRQIGDKGEQTAADWLAADGHEIIARNWRTRYCEIDIVSIKDDVLYFTEVKYRKNSRYGDGLAAITNKKQRQMRFAAELFMIKHPQHEGRDMRMLAIAVDRDYNTECLVV comes from the coding sequence ATGATTCTCGGCATTGATGAAGTTGGACGCGGGCCATGGGCGGGGCCGCTGGTGGTCGGTGCGGTGATTTTGGGCAGTGCCGAGATTGAGGGTTTGGATGATAGTAAAAAGTTGACTAAAAAACGCCGCGAGACGCTGGACGAGGTAATTCGTGAGCAGGCGGCTGCCTGGGCGCTAGGCTGGGTGAGTGCCAGTGAATTGGACGACGTTGGCATGAGCCAGGCATTACGGCTGGCGACGCGGCGGGCGGTGAAGCAAATTCAGTCGCAGTGTAAAGCGAATAATGTGGCGTTTGATGAAATTATCATTGACGGGACGGTTAATTTTTTGGCGGATACGGCACTGGAGCGATACGTGACGGTGATAGCCAAGGCCGATGGTTTGATCCCCGGCGTGTCGGCGGCGTCGATTATCGCCAAAGTAGCGCGTGACCAGTTTATGGCTGAGCAAGACGTGGTCTATCCGGGGTACGGCTTTGCGTCAAATGCTGGCTATGGCGTGGCCAAGCACCGCGTGGCGATTGAGCGGCTGGGTGTGACACCGCTGCATCGGTTGAGCTTTGCGCCGCTACAAAAGTATGTGGGTAGCATGAAGTCACAGAATCTGCACCAGAAAAAGTCAAGTGCTCTACCGAATGAGTCGCCTGTCGGATATCCTCAGAAAATAATTCGGGACCCACGTAAAGTTGCCCAAATTTTTTCCGAGGATATCACTCCAGTCGATTTTGTAGGTACTGAGGATGTTACCCAAGTCGACGCACTAAATGCTACTCCAGAGGCAGAAAAATTAGCAACAACTCGCCAAATTGGAGATAAGGGCGAGCAAACCGCTGCGGATTGGCTGGCGGCGGACGGACATGAGATTATTGCCCGTAACTGGCGGACGCGGTACTGCGAGATCGACATCGTCAGCATAAAAGACGATGTGCTGTATTTCACCGAAGTCAAATATCGCAAGAATTCCAGATATGGTGATGGCTTGGCGGCGATTACCAACAAAAAACAGCGACAAATGCGCTTTGCAGCTGAGCTATTTATGATAAAACATCCGCAACACGAGGGGCGTGATATGCGGATGTTAGCTATAGCTGTTGACAGGGATTACAACACCGAATGCCTAGTGGTGTAG
- a CDS encoding M1 family metallopeptidase: protein MKTVPRLLDTFIPHHYALTLDLTRAEEKAFSGTVIISGESTGESISLHSKELTIHSVTIDNQPAEFSLGELDELRLLNPEFSSGQHVVHIEFSGTITDAMHGLYPCYFTHNGVKKQLFATQFESHHAREVFPCVDEPAAKATYDVTLVTTPGLTVLGNMPVTESSEKDGALTTTFTTTPRMSSYLLAFVVGELHKKTARTKSGVEVNVWATPAQGEDTLDFALDIATRSIDFYNEYFGVPYPLPKSDHVALPDFSSGAMENWGLITYRESCLLADPRLTPESSKRFIATVIAHELSHQWFGNLVTMQWWNDLWLNESFANMMEYVAVDALHPEWRMWEDFATSEVTAALRRDSLDGVQPVQADVNHPDEISTLFDPAIVYAKGGRLLVMVRRLIGEEAFRAGLKSYFEKFAYQNTVGNDLWQELETASEQPIVDLMNTWISQPGLPIVQVEQDSSDRQPTATLRQERFFIGDHQPSDVLWPIPLFANQPLDDILTEREKTFTINSDVRLNCGLNGHFVTHYDSVMRDRLIEKAAELPTLDKICLLQDMTLLTRAGRESSAALLPLARVFQHETNEKVFSMAAGALAELRKFVDDNEAGRARLKQISAEFAHDTFMELGWDERSGESDDDRERRTAALGLMLYGEDSVALTEVKRRFDETDPDDLPAEIRPLIINANVRQFETPEMIDKLFTIYQNTPSADLQVDIALSLTSTKNPATTEQILTAIKDTTIIRPQDASRWFIYLIRTRENRQIAWNWLKENWSWVKDTFGGDKSYDTFIRYAASALLTRDELNDFTEFTTPLRAEPALTRTIDLGIREIAGRVALIERDQAAVIDALNK, encoded by the coding sequence ATGAAAACAGTTCCACGCTTACTCGACACCTTTATACCACATCATTACGCATTAACCCTCGACCTAACACGCGCCGAAGAAAAAGCGTTTTCTGGCACAGTGATTATTTCTGGCGAGTCAACTGGCGAGTCAATTTCGCTGCATTCTAAAGAATTAACTATTCATTCAGTTACAATTGACAACCAGCCGGCTGAGTTTTCTCTTGGTGAACTTGATGAGCTGCGCCTGTTAAATCCAGAGTTTTCCAGCGGCCAACATGTCGTTCACATTGAGTTTTCCGGCACCATCACCGACGCTATGCACGGGCTGTATCCGTGTTATTTCACCCACAATGGCGTGAAAAAGCAACTGTTTGCCACCCAATTTGAATCGCACCACGCCCGCGAAGTTTTCCCGTGCGTTGACGAGCCAGCCGCCAAAGCCACCTATGATGTAACGCTCGTAACCACTCCAGGGCTAACCGTCCTTGGCAATATGCCCGTCACTGAATCATCTGAAAAGGACGGCGCGCTGACAACCACCTTTACCACTACGCCGCGTATGAGCAGTTACCTCCTGGCCTTTGTCGTCGGCGAGCTCCACAAGAAAACTGCCCGCACTAAATCTGGCGTCGAAGTCAATGTTTGGGCCACGCCAGCCCAGGGCGAGGACACGCTAGATTTCGCGCTGGACATCGCCACTCGCTCAATTGATTTTTATAATGAGTATTTCGGCGTGCCATACCCGCTGCCAAAGTCCGACCATGTGGCGCTGCCAGATTTCTCGTCGGGCGCCATGGAAAACTGGGGACTCATCACCTACCGCGAAAGTTGCCTGCTGGCTGACCCGAGATTAACGCCGGAATCATCCAAACGCTTTATCGCCACCGTCATCGCCCACGAACTCAGCCACCAATGGTTTGGTAATTTGGTGACTATGCAGTGGTGGAACGACCTGTGGCTAAACGAAAGCTTCGCCAACATGATGGAGTATGTGGCGGTCGACGCACTACACCCTGAGTGGCGGATGTGGGAGGATTTTGCGACGAGCGAGGTCACCGCGGCACTGCGGCGCGATAGCCTGGATGGTGTGCAGCCAGTACAGGCCGATGTTAATCACCCGGATGAGATCAGCACTTTGTTTGACCCAGCAATTGTCTATGCCAAGGGCGGGCGTCTGCTGGTGATGGTACGGCGGCTAATCGGCGAGGAGGCGTTTCGCGCAGGGCTGAAGTCATATTTTGAAAAATTTGCTTACCAAAACACTGTTGGTAATGATTTATGGCAGGAGCTAGAAACCGCCAGCGAACAGCCGATTGTTGACTTGATGAACACTTGGATTTCGCAGCCAGGTTTGCCGATTGTACAGGTCGAGCAAGATAGTTCTGATAGACAACCTACCGCCACCCTGCGCCAGGAACGCTTTTTCATCGGTGATCATCAGCCGTCCGACGTCCTGTGGCCGATTCCGCTGTTCGCCAATCAGCCGCTTGATGATATTCTGACCGAGCGCGAGAAAACATTTACGATAAACAGCGACGTTCGACTGAACTGCGGACTGAACGGACATTTCGTAACGCATTACGACTCAGTAATGCGAGACCGATTGATCGAAAAGGCGGCAGAATTACCGACATTAGATAAAATTTGCTTACTGCAAGACATGACGCTGCTAACACGGGCTGGACGAGAAAGTTCGGCGGCGCTGCTACCGCTGGCACGCGTTTTTCAGCACGAGACCAATGAGAAGGTTTTTAGTATGGCGGCCGGTGCGCTGGCGGAATTACGGAAATTTGTTGACGATAACGAAGCAGGACGTGCTCGGCTAAAGCAGATTTCTGCTGAATTTGCCCACGATACCTTCATGGAACTTGGCTGGGATGAACGGAGCGGCGAGTCTGATGATGATCGCGAGCGGCGCACGGCAGCGCTGGGTTTGATGTTATATGGTGAGGATTCAGTAGCGCTCACGGAGGTCAAACGACGCTTTGACGAAACCGACCCAGATGATTTACCAGCTGAGATTCGCCCGCTGATCATCAACGCCAATGTCAGACAGTTTGAGACGCCAGAAATGATTGACAAGCTTTTTACGATATATCAGAATACGCCGTCAGCCGACCTGCAGGTTGATATCGCACTAAGCTTGACCTCGACGAAGAATCCAGCAACTACCGAGCAAATTTTAACAGCGATCAAGGATACTACTATCATACGTCCACAAGATGCCAGCCGCTGGTTTATTTATCTGATCCGTACGCGGGAAAACCGGCAAATTGCTTGGAATTGGCTGAAAGAAAATTGGTCGTGGGTGAAAGATACCTTTGGCGGCGATAAAAGCTACGATACTTTTATCCGCTACGCCGCCAGCGCTCTGTTGACCCGCGATGAGTTAAACGATTTCACCGAATTTACCACGCCGCTGCGCGCCGAACCAGCCCTGACCCGCACCATTGATCTGGGCATCCGCGAAATCGCTGGCAGAGTAGCACTGATTGAGCGGGATCAGGCCGCGGTTATTGATGCGCTTAATAAGTAA
- a CDS encoding GspE/PulE family protein, with translation MDEDRIQQQRRDQDEDATRKRAAILGLQYLDAREFEQTIPLIRDILTIEEMYNGHVVPLAINPDEQSYRFGITSQTPQSLVATMTNNYREQGIIAKFFLISASGFRSLMLRFDPPKKVIYDNIEIAKEGDSDTLQQVSQTLATVGTNDVFNYLIDQADRLNASDIHIENQRDTIRVRMRVDGALHSVAELGRDRYRVIMAALASRANISTASNEPQSGHMQQEIHRDGISHLLNLRVEAVPTMYGQDVVLRLFNFDTSMLNLDLLSIGAAERAQIDEIISHPRGLVLLVGPTGSGKSTTLYSILNALNTPDRKVITLEDPVENTIPGITQIPIDTTAGQRFDDGLRSVLRLDPDVVMVGEIRDQETAKTAIQASITGHLVLSSFHANSTSAAFSRIIDMIGQNPIFSSAVRLLIAQRLVRRLHDESKEEYEPDEATRNWVKEVMQDLPPHVDCPDLDTFKLWRPVATDEVPFGYKGRIPVMEQLVVTEEIQKFLRGDIADVHTEAIEAAAKKHGMVTLLQAGVLAALRGETTLEEVNRVI, from the coding sequence ATGGATGAAGATCGAATTCAACAACAACGTCGCGATCAAGATGAAGACGCAACCCGGAAACGAGCGGCGATTTTAGGCCTACAATATCTGGATGCTCGCGAGTTTGAGCAAACAATTCCGCTGATTCGTGATATTTTGACGATTGAAGAGATGTATAACGGACACGTTGTGCCACTGGCGATAAACCCTGACGAGCAGTCATATCGATTTGGCATTACGTCACAGACACCACAATCATTAGTAGCGACGATGACTAATAACTACCGCGAGCAGGGTATTATTGCTAAGTTCTTCCTGATATCGGCCTCGGGCTTTCGGTCGTTAATGCTGCGATTTGATCCGCCGAAAAAAGTGATTTATGATAATATCGAAATCGCCAAAGAGGGCGATAGTGACACACTCCAGCAGGTCAGCCAGACATTGGCGACCGTCGGTACAAACGACGTGTTTAACTATTTGATCGATCAGGCGGATCGGCTGAATGCGTCGGATATTCATATTGAGAATCAGCGCGACACCATTCGGGTGCGGATGCGCGTTGATGGTGCACTGCACTCGGTGGCGGAGCTGGGCCGTGATCGGTATCGAGTTATCATGGCGGCGCTGGCTTCGCGAGCAAATATTTCGACGGCGTCCAATGAGCCGCAGTCGGGGCACATGCAGCAAGAAATCCATCGTGACGGTATATCACACCTCCTTAACCTCCGTGTCGAAGCAGTGCCAACCATGTATGGTCAAGACGTAGTGCTGCGCTTATTTAATTTTGACACCTCGATGTTGAACCTAGACTTGCTCAGTATCGGTGCGGCTGAGCGGGCGCAAATTGATGAGATCATTTCCCATCCGCGTGGTCTGGTGCTGTTAGTTGGGCCAACTGGCTCGGGTAAGTCAACGACTTTGTACAGCATTCTCAATGCGCTCAATACACCGGATCGTAAAGTGATTACACTGGAAGACCCAGTAGAAAATACCATTCCCGGCATTACGCAGATCCCGATTGATACGACGGCTGGCCAGCGGTTTGATGATGGGCTGCGCAGTGTGCTGCGCCTCGACCCGGACGTGGTGATGGTTGGCGAGATTCGTGATCAGGAAACTGCCAAGACGGCAATTCAGGCGTCGATTACCGGACATCTGGTGCTGTCAAGCTTTCATGCTAACTCGACGTCAGCGGCATTTAGTCGAATTATTGATATGATCGGGCAGAATCCAATCTTTAGTTCAGCGGTGCGCCTATTGATCGCTCAGCGGCTGGTGCGGCGCCTGCATGATGAGAGCAAGGAAGAATATGAGCCAGATGAGGCGACGCGCAATTGGGTAAAAGAGGTTATGCAGGATCTGCCACCACATGTTGATTGTCCTGATCTTGATACGTTCAAGCTGTGGCGACCCGTGGCGACCGACGAGGTGCCGTTTGGCTATAAGGGGCGTATCCCGGTGATGGAGCAGCTGGTAGTAACCGAAGAAATTCAGAAATTCCTGCGAGGTGATATCGCCGACGTTCACACTGAAGCAATTGAGGCTGCAGCCAAGAAACATGGTATGGTGACATTATTGCAGGCGGGCGTGCTGGCGGCTTTGCGCGGCGAGACGACACTTGAGGAAGTTAATCGAGTTATCTAG
- a CDS encoding NAD(P)-dependent malic enzyme, producing the protein MDYNTLALELHKKYKGKITTSLRDQEKLDRDKLSAYYSPGVGAVSQAIAENPADLPKYTWTNNLVGVISDGSAILGLGDLGPKAAMPVMEGKALLFKHFANVDAVPVVLDVHQPEEIIATIKAIAPSFGAINLEDIAAPKCFEIEERLKAELDIPVFHDDQHGTAIVVLAGLINAAKLTRRNLADCKFVVIGAGAAGTAIIKLLHLYGARNIMAVDSRGIVGASRTDLNAEKTALLEYVDASQTGSIDDAITDADVFIGVSRAGLLTPELVQKMAEDPIIFALANPVPEIMPDVAREAGVAVIATGRSDFPNQINNSLAFPGIFRGALDHGVQKITDQHKLAAAEALAGLVENPTADEVIPSPFDERVPSTVARVIT; encoded by the coding sequence ATGGATTACAATACACTAGCACTTGAATTACACAAGAAATATAAGGGTAAAATTACTACCAGCTTGCGCGACCAGGAGAAACTGGACCGTGACAAATTAAGCGCCTATTACAGCCCGGGCGTGGGTGCGGTCAGTCAGGCAATTGCCGAAAACCCAGCGGATTTACCAAAGTACACCTGGACGAATAATCTAGTCGGCGTGATTTCTGACGGCTCAGCGATTTTAGGCTTGGGCGATTTGGGACCGAAAGCCGCCATGCCGGTGATGGAAGGCAAGGCGCTGCTGTTCAAGCATTTCGCTAATGTCGACGCTGTGCCGGTTGTACTGGACGTTCACCAACCAGAAGAAATTATTGCCACGATCAAGGCAATCGCACCGAGCTTTGGGGCGATTAACCTAGAAGACATCGCCGCACCAAAATGTTTTGAGATTGAAGAGCGCCTGAAAGCTGAACTGGACATCCCCGTGTTTCATGACGACCAACATGGTACAGCGATAGTGGTATTGGCGGGGCTGATCAATGCCGCGAAATTGACGAGACGAAATTTGGCAGACTGTAAATTTGTAGTCATTGGCGCGGGCGCAGCCGGTACGGCCATCATCAAATTATTGCACTTATACGGCGCGAGGAACATCATGGCAGTAGATAGCCGCGGCATTGTTGGTGCGTCTCGCACTGATTTGAATGCGGAAAAAACTGCACTGTTAGAATACGTCGACGCTTCACAAACCGGCTCAATTGACGACGCCATCACCGATGCTGACGTGTTTATTGGTGTGTCGCGCGCTGGGCTACTCACACCTGAATTGGTACAGAAAATGGCCGAGGATCCAATCATCTTTGCCCTGGCAAACCCGGTACCAGAAATCATGCCAGACGTCGCCCGAGAGGCGGGCGTAGCAGTCATCGCTACTGGCCGCAGCGATTTTCCAAACCAAATTAATAATTCCTTGGCCTTCCCAGGCATCTTCCGCGGGGCGCTCGATCACGGCGTGCAAAAAATTACCGACCAACACAAACTGGCTGCTGCTGAAGCCTTGGCTGGGCTGGTTGAAAACCCAACGGCCGATGAAGTCATTCCTTCGCCGTTTGACGAGCGAGTGCCGTCAACCGTCGCTCGTGTTATCACATAA
- a CDS encoding TrmH family RNA methyltransferase: protein MPEITLLLHNIRSTYNVGAIMRTAEGFGVRQIIFSGYTPYPDLRLADPRSIDPRLPHITERLTAQIHKTALGAETMLPFSYVVDIHQWLAENASRERLPVIALEQSASSTELNTFRPPTRFALLLGEEVYGIEPDILARCDHIVEIPMQGAKESFNVSVAAGIALYGLCFSLNITPG from the coding sequence ATGCCAGAAATTACCCTCCTCCTGCACAACATTCGCTCGACGTACAATGTCGGTGCAATTATGAGAACAGCCGAAGGCTTTGGCGTCAGGCAAATTATCTTTAGCGGCTATACACCGTACCCCGATTTACGATTAGCCGATCCCCGGTCTATCGATCCAAGGCTGCCGCACATTACCGAAAGGTTGACCGCCCAGATTCACAAGACTGCGCTAGGCGCAGAAACAATGCTGCCCTTTAGCTACGTAGTTGATATTCACCAGTGGTTGGCGGAGAATGCCAGCAGGGAACGCTTACCTGTGATTGCCCTAGAGCAGTCAGCGTCGAGCACAGAGCTCAATACGTTCCGGCCACCAACCCGCTTTGCCCTACTCCTCGGCGAGGAGGTCTATGGCATTGAGCCGGACATTCTAGCGCGGTGCGATCACATTGTCGAAATCCCCATGCAGGGTGCTAAAGAGTCATTTAATGTCTCAGTTGCGGCCGGTATCGCACTCTACGGCCTCTGTTTTTCGCTAAATATAACCCCGGGCTAG
- a CDS encoding ribulose-phosphate 3-epimerase has product MSSVIAPAILAENAQQYKEQVDRITGFAERVHIDLTDGEFAPTVTVGIPELWAPEGWTIDIHAMVNKLDEYVPKLITLRPHLIIIHAEAEGDVLGALKEIKRSGIMAGLALLRPTVPQTVEELIKEAEHVLIFSGELGKFGGTASLMQLEKIRLVKMINPNVEIGWDGGVMVDNAYSLVQGGVNVLNVGGTIQKATDPPAMFAKLQQEISKTGVLG; this is encoded by the coding sequence ATGAGTAGTGTTATCGCCCCGGCAATTTTGGCAGAAAATGCCCAGCAATACAAAGAGCAAGTTGATAGAATTACTGGCTTTGCTGAGCGGGTGCATATCGATTTGACTGATGGTGAATTTGCGCCAACCGTTACGGTTGGTATTCCAGAGTTATGGGCACCAGAAGGTTGGACGATTGATATTCATGCCATGGTGAACAAACTGGATGAGTATGTGCCGAAGTTGATCACGCTGAGGCCGCACTTGATTATTATTCATGCCGAGGCCGAAGGCGACGTGTTGGGGGCGCTCAAAGAAATTAAGCGCTCGGGTATTATGGCTGGGCTAGCACTACTGAGGCCAACAGTGCCGCAAACCGTCGAAGAGCTTATCAAAGAGGCAGAGCATGTCCTGATTTTCAGCGGTGAGCTAGGTAAGTTTGGCGGAACAGCCAGCCTGATGCAGCTGGAAAAAATTCGGCTCGTCAAGATGATTAATCCGAATGTTGAAATTGGTTGGGATGGTGGTGTGATGGTTGACAATGCTTATAGCCTTGTTCAGGGCGGCGTGAACGTCCTGAACGTTGGCGGGACAATCCAAAAAGCAACTGATCCACCAGCAATGTTCGCTAAACTCCAGCAGGAAATTAGCAAGACGGGTGTGCTCGGGTAG